The following are encoded in a window of Cystobacter ferrugineus genomic DNA:
- a CDS encoding YihY/virulence factor BrkB family protein, translated as MRTLPSLFLQRLRTRALQWAQRTWAPLERTRAGRFAMDTALAVRGLARGFQGENIRLRAAALTYISVFSLVPLLTVVLALLGAYHQQAFQHRLREFISAVLAPGVREESATFLEGFLEPGNTTAIGSAGFLGLLFSSGSLLHNIDVSLNEIWGVKNHRPWYVRGLIYAGLLLLGPLMLALSFAGTSVVRSLLRGTHTPLFLDLFELLFGALSPLTAIAGLTLLYAVTPNTHVRWRSALAGGLVAGVAWSVARHMYTGIAAYSFRHNPLYASLGALPMFLAWLYVDWLILLGGARLSYAVEHTTFRDSLWAFGAHPRARELVAAQLAQETTLVWFDGTPPPLPRELALRLRVAESLVDEVAEDLERAGLLERHRRGGLLPARAPSELTLADLTLAVHGVYSPVAPGDWSLPPSPGFEPLAAFFREADSLGLEVLRRTRWLDLAILVRPELARQHLEPAAPSAAAQEAGSGNP; from the coding sequence ATGAGGACCCTCCCCTCGCTCTTCCTCCAGCGACTGCGCACCCGCGCGCTTCAATGGGCCCAGCGCACCTGGGCGCCCCTGGAGCGAACCCGGGCGGGCCGCTTCGCCATGGACACCGCGCTCGCGGTGCGTGGTCTGGCCCGTGGCTTCCAGGGGGAGAACATCCGCCTGCGGGCCGCGGCGCTCACCTACATCAGTGTCTTCTCGCTGGTTCCACTGCTGACGGTGGTGCTCGCCCTGCTGGGGGCCTACCACCAACAAGCCTTCCAGCACCGCCTCCGGGAGTTCATCTCCGCCGTGCTGGCCCCCGGGGTGCGTGAGGAGTCGGCCACCTTCCTCGAGGGCTTTCTCGAGCCGGGCAATACGACGGCCATTGGAAGCGCGGGCTTTCTCGGCCTGCTCTTCTCGTCGGGCTCGCTGCTGCACAACATCGACGTGTCGCTGAACGAAATCTGGGGGGTGAAGAACCACCGACCCTGGTACGTGCGCGGCCTCATCTACGCGGGCCTGCTGCTGCTGGGGCCGCTGATGCTGGCACTCTCGTTCGCGGGAACGAGCGTCGTGCGCTCGCTGCTGCGAGGCACCCACACCCCGCTCTTCCTGGACCTCTTCGAGCTGCTGTTCGGCGCCCTGTCACCCCTCACCGCGATCGCGGGGCTCACCCTCCTCTACGCCGTGACGCCCAACACCCATGTGCGGTGGCGCTCGGCGCTCGCGGGGGGGCTCGTCGCGGGAGTGGCCTGGAGCGTGGCGCGGCACATGTACACGGGCATCGCCGCGTACAGCTTCCGCCACAACCCGCTCTACGCCTCGCTGGGCGCGCTGCCCATGTTCCTCGCGTGGCTGTACGTGGACTGGCTCATCCTCCTCGGAGGCGCCCGACTGTCCTACGCGGTGGAGCACACCACCTTCCGCGACTCGCTGTGGGCCTTTGGCGCGCACCCCCGGGCGAGGGAGCTGGTGGCCGCCCAGCTCGCCCAGGAGACCACCCTCGTCTGGTTCGACGGCACCCCCCCTCCCCTCCCCCGGGAGCTGGCCCTGCGCCTGCGCGTCGCCGAGTCGCTCGTCGACGAGGTGGCCGAGGACCTGGAGCGCGCGGGCCTGCTCGAGCGCCACCGCCGGGGGGGTCTGCTTCCCGCCCGCGCCCCCAGCGAGTTGACCCTGGCCGACCTCACCCTCGCGGTCCACGGCGTCTACAGTCCCGTCGCTCCCGGCGACTGGAGCCTCCCCCCCTCCCCTGGCTTCGAGCCCCTGGCGGCCTTCTTCCGCGAGGCGGATTCCCTGGGGCTCGAGGTGCTGCGCCGTACCCGGTGGCTGGACCTGGCCATCCTGGTGCGCCCGGAGCTGGCACGGCAGCACCTGGAACCCGCCGCCCCGTCGGCCGCCGCCCAGGAGGCGGGCAGCGGAAATCCGTAA
- a CDS encoding HU family DNA-binding protein, whose amino-acid sequence MLKSDLINVLVNKKQMTQKQAEATVETIFESMKEALCRGENIEIRGLGAFHVKNYQGYQGRNPKTGQIIPVKPKRGLLFRTGKELRDRVNRPPPQTPQSDVSFDPKRGSGGNY is encoded by the coding sequence ATGCTCAAGTCCGATCTGATCAACGTCCTCGTCAACAAGAAGCAGATGACGCAGAAGCAAGCCGAGGCCACGGTCGAGACGATCTTCGAGTCCATGAAGGAAGCCCTCTGCCGCGGCGAGAACATCGAGATCCGCGGGCTGGGCGCCTTCCACGTGAAGAACTACCAGGGCTATCAGGGCCGCAACCCCAAGACGGGACAGATCATCCCCGTGAAGCCCAAGCGCGGCCTGCTGTTCCGCACGGGCAAGGAGCTGCGCGACCGGGTCAACCGGCCTCCGCCCCAGACGCCCCAGTCCGACGTCTCCTTCGATCCCAAGCGAGGCAGTGGCGGCAACTACTAG
- a CDS encoding flagellar biosynthesis protein FlhA → MNRLMKILLRARSSSDVVLAVAMVAVLGALIIPLPPWLLDLGLALNLVAAVSLLVAALQARDALKVTSFPTLLLFTTLFRLALNVSSTRLALADGHAGEIIQAFGEFVVRGDYVVGAVIFAILTLVQFLVVAKGAERVAEVSARFTLDAMPGKQMSIDADLRAGAIDQARARRRRRDLERESQMFGAMDGAMKFVKGDVIAGLVIVLVNLLGGSCIGVLQNGMTVAEAASTYALIAIGDGLVSQIPSLCIAVAAGLVVTRVASEKEEDSLGSDIGAQIFGEARALWVVVALCGALTLMPGMPHLTFLGLGAALGGLAYVLPRLSVSGDAPGAPGEASPGDRVEGKAGPGAPPESAVAPVGVAPLTVDLSPDLTGLAQEQGGAFVHQVLNRLRDELFLELGVRVPGIRVRTGAAYLPAGTYRILVDEVPAGMGQVVPEMLYALAQPEELAFLEVTAEPVVEPFTGRPISRVPADSRARLELAQVPLRSAGELIAEHLRGVLRVRAAGFLGVQEVRGLLDGLEAQAPTLVKEALQKVPLPLLTEVLRKLVDEQVSIRDLRAILEALVAPTTEGDAAALVERCRQALSRYLSHKFAPSGPLFAYLVDPEIEEMLRSAGGRGPSPAPERIAEILEGVKRIAAGGQTVLLTAPDVRRTLRKLCEGAFPDVAVLTYGELDLQLQVRPLGRLAPVAPGP, encoded by the coding sequence ATGAACCGATTGATGAAGATTCTCCTGCGGGCACGCAGTTCCTCGGACGTGGTGCTCGCCGTGGCGATGGTCGCGGTGCTGGGCGCGCTCATCATCCCCTTGCCGCCCTGGCTGTTGGACCTGGGGCTGGCCCTCAACCTGGTGGCGGCGGTGTCGCTGCTGGTGGCGGCGCTCCAGGCCCGGGATGCGTTGAAGGTGACGTCCTTTCCGACGCTGCTCCTGTTCACCACGCTCTTCCGGCTCGCGCTCAACGTGTCGTCCACGCGCCTGGCCCTGGCGGACGGCCACGCGGGGGAAATCATCCAGGCGTTCGGCGAGTTCGTCGTCCGGGGCGATTACGTCGTCGGCGCGGTCATCTTCGCCATCCTCACGTTGGTGCAGTTCCTCGTGGTGGCCAAGGGCGCCGAGCGCGTGGCCGAGGTCTCCGCGCGCTTCACCCTGGATGCGATGCCGGGCAAGCAGATGTCCATCGACGCGGATCTCCGCGCGGGTGCCATCGATCAGGCGCGGGCCCGCCGCCGACGGCGCGACCTGGAGCGCGAGTCGCAGATGTTCGGAGCCATGGACGGTGCGATGAAGTTCGTGAAGGGAGACGTCATCGCGGGTCTGGTCATCGTCCTGGTCAATCTCCTGGGGGGGAGTTGCATTGGCGTGCTGCAGAACGGAATGACGGTGGCGGAAGCGGCCTCCACCTATGCGCTCATCGCCATCGGAGATGGGCTGGTGTCCCAGATTCCCTCCCTCTGCATCGCGGTGGCGGCGGGTCTCGTCGTCACGCGCGTGGCCTCGGAGAAGGAGGAGGATTCGCTCGGCTCGGACATTGGCGCGCAGATCTTCGGTGAGGCCCGGGCACTCTGGGTGGTGGTGGCGCTCTGCGGGGCGCTCACCTTGATGCCGGGAATGCCGCATCTGACCTTCCTCGGCCTGGGCGCCGCGCTGGGCGGGCTCGCGTATGTCCTTCCGCGCCTGTCCGTGTCGGGGGACGCGCCCGGCGCTCCAGGCGAGGCATCTCCCGGAGACAGGGTGGAGGGGAAGGCAGGGCCCGGTGCGCCTCCGGAGAGCGCGGTGGCTCCGGTGGGCGTGGCGCCCTTGACGGTGGATCTCTCGCCGGACCTCACCGGGCTGGCCCAGGAGCAGGGGGGCGCGTTCGTGCATCAGGTGCTCAACCGGCTCCGCGACGAACTCTTCCTCGAGCTGGGGGTGCGCGTGCCCGGCATCCGGGTGCGCACCGGGGCGGCCTACCTGCCGGCGGGGACGTACCGGATCCTCGTCGACGAGGTGCCCGCGGGGATGGGGCAGGTCGTGCCGGAGATGCTCTACGCGTTGGCTCAACCGGAGGAGCTGGCCTTCCTGGAGGTGACGGCCGAGCCCGTGGTGGAGCCGTTCACGGGCAGGCCCATCAGCCGCGTGCCGGCGGACAGCCGCGCGCGCCTGGAATTGGCGCAGGTTCCGCTGCGCAGCGCGGGAGAGCTCATCGCCGAGCACCTGCGCGGCGTCCTCCGTGTGCGCGCGGCGGGCTTCCTGGGGGTACAGGAGGTGCGAGGCCTGCTGGATGGACTCGAGGCCCAGGCGCCCACCCTGGTGAAGGAAGCACTCCAGAAGGTGCCCCTGCCGCTGCTCACCGAGGTCCTGCGCAAGCTCGTGGACGAGCAGGTGAGCATCCGCGACCTGCGCGCCATCCTGGAGGCCTTGGTGGCGCCCACCACCGAGGGAGATGCCGCGGCCCTGGTCGAGCGCTGCCGTCAGGCGCTGTCACGTTACTTGAGCCACAAGTTCGCGCCCTCGGGACCGCTCTTCGCCTATCTCGTGGATCCGGAGATCGAGGAGATGCTGCGCTCCGCCGGGGGGCGTGGCCCCTCGCCCGCTCCCGAGCGGATCGCGGAAATCCTCGAGGGGGTGAAGCGCATCGCCGCGGGCGGGCAGACCGTGCTGCTCACGGCACCGGACGTCCGGCGCACCCTGCGCAAGCTGTGCGAGGGCGCCTTTCCCGACGTCGCGGTCCTCACCTACGGTGAACTGGATCTGCAACTGCAGGTTCGTCCCCTGGGGCGGCTGGCTCCGGTGGCGCCAGGGCCCTGA